TCTGCTAGTAATTGCATGTTTTAGGGCATGATCTTTTACTTTCATGGTGAATTCAATTCCTATACGAAGATTCCTCACCTTTAATTTCCAATTCTTGGTCTTGCGCCTTTTCCAGTTGTGCAAGTTTGAGACTTTCGATTTCTTGGTCATCTACTAGTCAATTGCTTCATTATCAGGACTGCCCCATTAAGGGTTTATGAGTCATTTGTTAGTCTAGGGATTCGCTGAAATATGAATTGTTATCTACTCGCGGTTTTGGCATCAGTGTAGGTTCTGCATTTTGTTCATTGGTGCTTCACGGGTCTTAGTTTTATGCAACTAGGTTTTTGTGTTAAGATTGATGGATTTTATAATGAGAACCGTTGATTCCTTTATTCAGGTAGAAGTTACAAAGATGGACATAATTTCCCAATTACAAGAACAAGTCAATGCAATTGCAGCTGATGCCTTTAATACTTTTGGGGCACTGCAGAGGGATTCTCCTTCTGTTCGACTGTCTCCTAATTATCCTGAGCCACCACCAGCTAATCCTACAGAAGATGCAACAAGTTTTGCTGAGCAACCCAAGATTATGAGTGCTGCTCTGGTAAAGGCTGCTAAGCAGGTCAGTGCGTATCCGTATTCACTATTCAGCAGTTTCTTTTAAATCAGTAGCCTTTTGGAGCAATATGTCTGCATCCTTTTTGTCACCAAAAAAGTTTTACTGCATTCTTGCTATTCAACATTGCCCTTGAACCATATTTGAAAATGTTTGTTAATATTTTGTGCTGGTATGCATTTTTT
This genomic window from Tripterygium wilfordii isolate XIE 37 chromosome 9, ASM1340144v1, whole genome shotgun sequence contains:
- the LOC120006164 gene encoding mediator of RNA polymerase II transcription subunit 21; its protein translation is MDIISQLQEQVNAIAADAFNTFGALQRDSPSVRLSPNYPEPPPANPTEDATSFAEQPKIMSAALVKAAKQFDALVAALPLSEGGEEAQLKRIAELQAENDAVGQELEKQLEAAEKELKLVQELFGQASDNCFNLKRPD